A single window of Hyphomicrobiales bacterium DNA harbors:
- a CDS encoding GntR family transcriptional regulator, which yields MSEHLLAGVVTPIARQSNLGELTYGRLKEIIVAGSFPPNEKLTVRSVAAALGVSTTPARDAINRLLSEGALVNEGPKTVVIPSLTLDALDEVTATRLALEGLAAERSVLAAAPADVTALERMQAAINAGLDAADYREVLKINREFHFLIYRLAGWPRLVAMIESLWLRVGPSLNELYPDFAQNRRGVSNHMAAIDGLRAKDGAKVRSAVEQDIRDGYVRLKAMIAARG from the coding sequence ATGTCGGAGCATTTGCTCGCCGGAGTCGTCACACCCATCGCTCGCCAGTCCAACCTGGGGGAACTCACCTATGGACGCCTGAAGGAAATCATCGTCGCCGGCTCTTTCCCGCCCAACGAGAAGCTGACGGTGAGATCGGTCGCAGCAGCCCTCGGGGTGAGCACGACACCGGCTCGCGATGCCATCAACCGGCTTCTTTCCGAAGGCGCCCTCGTCAACGAAGGTCCCAAGACGGTCGTCATTCCCTCCCTCACGCTCGACGCTCTCGATGAGGTCACGGCCACGCGCCTTGCCCTCGAAGGCCTGGCCGCCGAACGTTCGGTACTGGCGGCCGCTCCAGCCGACGTCACCGCGCTGGAGAGAATGCAGGCCGCTATCAATGCCGGGCTGGACGCCGCCGACTACCGTGAGGTTCTTAAAATCAACCGTGAATTTCATTTCCTGATTTATCGGCTGGCCGGATGGCCGCGGCTGGTCGCGATGATCGAATCGCTCTGGCTGCGCGTGGGTCCCTCACTCAACGAACTCTATCCGGACTTCGCCCAGAACCGGCGGGGCGTCTCCAATCATATGGCCGCGATCGACGGGCTACGCGCGAAAGACGGCGCCAAGGTAAGGTCAGCCGTGGAGCAGGATATCCGCGATGGCTATGTCCGCCTCAAGGCCATGATCGCTGCTCGCGGCTGA